The Nitrospira sp. genome contains a region encoding:
- a CDS encoding acyl-CoA desaturase — translation MSSDLQPLTLPENGELSKTNVQPGEQPANDGPWITIIRWFDSWAGIEKMQTDTAPPTVDWLRAIPLIIVHLLCLGVFIVGWSWVAVGVAAGFYFIRMFAITGWYHRYFSHRTFKTSRACQFAFALLGASCAQRGPLWWGGHHRHHHIYSDKPEDTHSVRQGGFLWAHIGWISSKKFFPPRLKSIGDFAKFPELVFLDRFDTLVPTICGFGMFGLGKFLEAYAPSLGTNGPQMLIWGFFVSTVALLHGTCTINSLSHVYGSQRYKTGDDSKNNFILAMITLGEGWHNNHHYYAASTRQGFYWWEIDITYYMLRGLQALGLIWDIREVPAHVREGKNKLA, via the coding sequence ATGAGTAGTGATCTGCAACCACTCACCTTACCCGAAAACGGTGAGCTTTCCAAAACCAATGTGCAGCCAGGCGAACAACCGGCGAACGATGGACCGTGGATCACCATCATACGCTGGTTTGACTCGTGGGCGGGTATTGAAAAAATGCAAACGGATACCGCCCCACCGACGGTCGACTGGTTGCGGGCCATCCCGCTCATCATCGTGCACCTGCTCTGCCTGGGCGTGTTCATCGTTGGATGGAGTTGGGTCGCCGTAGGGGTCGCAGCGGGGTTCTACTTCATCCGCATGTTCGCCATCACGGGATGGTACCACCGCTATTTCTCGCACCGTACTTTCAAGACCTCCCGGGCCTGTCAGTTCGCCTTTGCCCTGCTCGGGGCGTCCTGCGCGCAACGCGGCCCGCTCTGGTGGGGCGGTCACCATCGACACCACCACATTTACTCAGACAAACCGGAAGACACGCATTCGGTGCGCCAGGGTGGATTCCTCTGGGCCCACATCGGCTGGATCAGTTCCAAAAAGTTTTTCCCGCCGCGTTTGAAGAGCATCGGCGATTTCGCCAAGTTTCCGGAACTGGTCTTCCTGGATCGATTCGATACCCTCGTCCCCACCATTTGCGGCTTCGGGATGTTCGGCTTGGGCAAGTTCCTGGAAGCCTATGCCCCGAGCCTCGGCACGAATGGCCCGCAGATGCTCATTTGGGGGTTCTTCGTGTCCACCGTCGCGCTGCTCCATGGCACCTGCACGATTAACTCGCTGTCCCATGTGTATGGCTCCCAGCGCTACAAGACGGGAGACGACAGCAAGAACAACTTCATCCTTGCCATGATTACCCTCGGCGAAGGCTGGCACAATAACCACCACTACTATGCCGCCTCAACCCGCCAGGGATTCTATTGGTGGGAAATCGACATCACGTACTACATGCTGAGGGGCCTGCAAGCGCTGGGGCTGATCTGGGATATTCGGGAAGTGCCCGCACACGTGCGGGAAGGGAAGAATAAACTCGCCTGA
- the mazG gene encoding nucleoside triphosphate pyrophosphohydrolase, translating into MSARFDNVVAIMARLRAPGGCPWDRKQTHESLKPYLIEETYEALDTIDRQDFAKLKEELGDVLLQVLFHSQIGTEAGTFTIDDVLEQLSDKLVRRHPHVFGDGANGQSSLNSDQVVHRWEDIKRAERKNAGKPDSVLHDIPQALPALLRAYQAQVRAARVGFDWPDSPQGLAAVLGKVEEEIGELKHAITDAAAQPSAAEPKPEPTPEMAAELGDLLFSLVNVARHIKVNPEESLRLATNRFTARFQFIEREAARSGRSVNDLSTVEMDHYWEAAKRGESTTPAESVSPLSPATEPTRTHP; encoded by the coding sequence ATGTCAGCACGTTTCGATAATGTCGTGGCCATCATGGCCAGGCTTCGGGCGCCGGGCGGTTGCCCCTGGGATCGCAAGCAGACCCACGAATCCCTCAAGCCCTACCTGATCGAAGAAACCTATGAAGCCCTCGACACCATCGACCGGCAGGATTTCGCCAAGCTGAAGGAGGAACTGGGCGACGTCCTGTTGCAGGTGTTGTTTCACAGCCAGATCGGCACTGAAGCGGGCACCTTCACCATCGACGACGTCTTGGAACAGTTGAGCGACAAGCTCGTACGCCGCCATCCTCACGTGTTCGGTGACGGGGCGAACGGTCAGTCCTCACTCAATTCCGACCAGGTCGTCCATCGGTGGGAAGATATCAAACGGGCCGAACGCAAGAATGCCGGCAAACCGGATTCGGTCCTGCATGACATTCCGCAAGCGCTCCCGGCCCTACTTCGCGCCTACCAGGCGCAGGTTCGCGCCGCGCGGGTTGGGTTCGACTGGCCGGACAGCCCGCAGGGCCTGGCGGCCGTGCTCGGCAAAGTGGAAGAAGAAATCGGGGAACTCAAGCACGCGATCACCGACGCGGCTGCGCAGCCCTCCGCTGCCGAACCCAAGCCGGAGCCCACCCCGGAAATGGCCGCGGAATTGGGCGACCTGCTGTTTTCCCTGGTCAACGTCGCCCGGCACATCAAAGTGAATCCGGAAGAGTCGCTGCGTCTCGCCACGAACCGGTTCACCGCACGATTCCAATTCATCGAGCGCGAGGCGGCTCGAAGCGGACGGAGCGTCAACGACCTCTCCACGGTGGAAATGGATCATTACTGGGAAGCCGCGAAGCGGGGGGAATCCACCACACCCGCAGAATCCGTCTCTCCCCTCTCGCCCGCGACGGAGCCGACCAGGACTCATCCATGA
- a CDS encoding HAMP domain-containing protein: protein MPESTDMTKLIPPGVLREKEPSTPASIESERRKRHVRPVWIVLILLLPCLALTFYYAQMAVPVGEESDSFLPSTGYAFVLLLVNLDLIGFVVLTLLLSRNLIKAYFERRHRLVGSGFRAKLVAAFIGFSLIPTVLLALVASGLVNKAVDVWFNDQIEHVMKDSYEVARMHHAGHVSLAINSARAISHEIFREELLLPEQRDLLVAAIARKRAEYATAGIEVFSSKMETLTKSLDPEVPVAVLDLPIGQLVLQVINGKQELTSVQEAQTGRLVRAGVPIASSIRRGEIDGVVVVDAYVPESLLGKMESIGRQYTEYKQMKAMKNPIKAGAYLLVAVITVMILFSATWFGFYVARGITVPIQRLAEATEAIAQGDLSVRIEAKATDEIGTLVESFNRMTADLQSSKTKVEEANVSLRQSNLELDRRRAYIETVVDTIAAGLLSIDRQGIITTFNPSAERMLGLWADRFRGRSANEVFKEYKLDLFQSVYDRMLVDQRDNIALEGQLDLQGRFLTIGVHCSRMKDESNKDLGFVLIFEDLSELIKAQKAAAWREVAQRIAHEIKNPLTPIQLSAQRLRKKFQDKAPDFDRICDESTQVIINEVGSLKQMLDEFSKFARMPAPHMTVNSLDDVVKEVVALYDSAHREVECVVTLDPDLPLFNFDREQIKRVLVNLCDNGIHAMNHKGHLWITTRYDTKQRRAVVTVADEGTGIAPEDQEKLFVPYFSRKKTGTGLGLAIVRRIVTDHDGQIHAGNHQPKGALFTFELPV, encoded by the coding sequence ATGCCTGAATCGACGGATATGACGAAGCTCATCCCCCCGGGGGTGCTACGGGAGAAAGAGCCGTCGACGCCTGCCTCCATCGAGAGCGAGCGGCGGAAGCGTCATGTTCGGCCCGTGTGGATCGTCCTGATCCTGCTCCTGCCCTGTCTCGCCCTCACCTTTTACTACGCTCAAATGGCGGTGCCGGTCGGGGAGGAGTCGGATTCCTTTCTCCCCAGCACCGGGTATGCCTTCGTGCTGCTGCTGGTCAATCTCGACTTGATCGGCTTCGTCGTCCTGACGCTGCTCCTCTCGCGCAATCTCATCAAAGCCTATTTCGAACGGCGACATCGGCTCGTTGGGTCGGGGTTCCGCGCGAAGTTGGTCGCCGCCTTCATCGGCTTTTCCCTGATTCCCACCGTGCTCCTGGCCCTGGTGGCCAGCGGCCTGGTCAACAAGGCGGTCGATGTCTGGTTCAACGACCAGATCGAGCACGTGATGAAGGATTCTTACGAGGTGGCGCGTATGCACCATGCCGGTCATGTGTCCCTGGCGATCAACAGCGCACGCGCCATCAGCCACGAGATTTTTCGCGAGGAGTTGCTCTTGCCCGAGCAGCGGGATTTGCTGGTTGCGGCGATCGCCCGGAAGCGCGCGGAATATGCCACGGCCGGGATCGAGGTGTTTTCCTCGAAGATGGAAACGTTGACCAAGTCGCTGGATCCAGAGGTGCCGGTGGCGGTGCTCGATCTGCCGATCGGCCAACTGGTGCTACAGGTGATCAACGGCAAGCAGGAACTCACGTCCGTCCAGGAAGCACAGACGGGACGGCTCGTGAGGGCCGGTGTCCCGATCGCCTCCAGCATCCGCCGTGGGGAAATCGACGGGGTGGTGGTGGTCGATGCCTATGTGCCGGAGTCGTTGCTCGGCAAGATGGAGAGCATCGGGCGTCAATATACCGAATACAAACAGATGAAGGCGATGAAGAACCCCATCAAGGCAGGCGCGTATCTGCTGGTGGCGGTCATCACGGTCATGATTCTGTTCAGTGCGACCTGGTTCGGGTTTTATGTGGCGCGTGGCATTACCGTGCCGATTCAACGGTTGGCCGAGGCGACGGAGGCGATCGCTCAAGGGGATTTGTCCGTGCGCATCGAAGCCAAGGCGACGGATGAGATCGGCACCCTGGTCGAATCCTTCAATCGCATGACCGCCGATCTGCAGAGCAGCAAAACGAAGGTGGAAGAAGCGAACGTCTCGCTTCGGCAATCCAACCTCGAGCTGGATCGTCGACGCGCTTACATTGAAACGGTGGTGGATACGATCGCCGCGGGACTGCTCTCCATCGACCGGCAGGGGATCATTACCACCTTCAATCCCTCTGCGGAGCGTATGCTGGGATTGTGGGCCGATCGGTTTCGGGGCCGGTCCGCCAACGAGGTGTTCAAGGAATACAAACTGGATCTGTTCCAGTCCGTCTACGATCGGATGCTGGTCGATCAGCGAGACAATATTGCGCTCGAAGGACAGTTGGATTTGCAGGGGCGGTTTCTGACCATCGGGGTGCATTGCTCCCGCATGAAGGATGAGTCGAACAAGGACCTCGGGTTCGTGCTGATTTTCGAAGACCTCTCAGAATTGATCAAGGCACAGAAGGCAGCGGCCTGGCGAGAGGTCGCGCAACGGATCGCTCATGAGATCAAAAATCCGTTGACGCCTATTCAGCTCTCGGCGCAACGGCTGCGAAAAAAGTTCCAGGATAAGGCTCCGGATTTCGATCGCATCTGCGACGAGTCCACGCAAGTCATCATCAACGAAGTCGGCAGCCTCAAACAAATGCTGGACGAGTTCTCGAAGTTTGCGCGGATGCCGGCCCCGCACATGACGGTGAACTCGCTGGATGATGTGGTGAAAGAAGTGGTGGCGCTGTATGACAGCGCGCATCGCGAAGTGGAATGCGTGGTGACGCTCGATCCGGATCTGCCGCTCTTCAATTTCGATCGGGAACAGATCAAGCGTGTCCTCGTCAATCTGTGCGATAACGGGATCCACGCGATGAACCACAAGGGACATCTGTGGATCACGACCCGGTATGACACGAAACAGCGTCGCGCGGTCGTCACGGTGGCGGATGAAGGGACGGGTATCGCGCCGGAGGATCAAGAGAAATTGTTCGTGCCCTATTTTTCCCGGAAGAAAACGGGGACCGGGCTGGGACTGGCGATCGTGCGGCGGATTGTGACCGATCACGACGGCCAGATTCACGCCGGAAACCATCAGCCCAAAGGGGCCTTGTTCACGTTCGAATTGCCGGTGTGA
- a CDS encoding DMT family transporter: MPQFALLLTTFVWGATFPATKAALEQISPLSFLFLRFLLGMIVVFAVLLFLRRPLIRDTSMMRASLIATAWLFIGYVLQTVGLRFTTASNSAFITVLYVVFVPLYLFRLGLHTWVSNAIALAGLWLLVKPTASANLGDLLTLGSAAAFAAHMVCLERYTRVADPVSLFVWQLLLMTVAMSGAMWWEQPTLAMFEPSRVLAIGLVVTGILATGAFAVQMWAQRLLPAQQVALLFAAEPAVAAWLAWYFLGEQLDAQGWFGSAMILGGVLLGSWVTGESSPSQPDSMAARSEGG, encoded by the coding sequence ATGCCTCAATTCGCGCTGCTCCTCACGACGTTTGTGTGGGGGGCGACGTTTCCAGCCACCAAGGCAGCGCTCGAACAAATCTCTCCGCTCTCGTTTCTATTCCTGCGATTTCTCCTCGGCATGATCGTTGTGTTTGCGGTGTTGCTGTTTCTGCGTCGCCCTCTGATTCGTGACACCTCTATGATGCGGGCCAGCCTGATTGCGACCGCCTGGTTGTTCATCGGGTATGTGTTGCAGACCGTGGGGCTTCGCTTCACGACGGCCTCGAACTCGGCCTTTATCACAGTGCTGTACGTGGTATTTGTGCCGTTGTATCTATTCCGCTTGGGGCTTCACACCTGGGTTTCCAATGCGATCGCCTTGGCCGGCCTCTGGCTGCTGGTCAAGCCGACGGCCTCCGCCAATCTTGGGGATCTGCTGACGCTGGGGAGTGCGGCTGCGTTTGCCGCCCATATGGTATGTCTGGAACGGTATACCCGTGTGGCGGATCCGGTCTCGTTGTTCGTATGGCAATTGTTGCTGATGACCGTGGCCATGTCGGGGGCGATGTGGTGGGAACAGCCGACTCTCGCGATGTTTGAGCCGAGCCGCGTCCTGGCCATCGGACTTGTGGTCACCGGTATTCTGGCGACCGGGGCGTTTGCGGTCCAGATGTGGGCGCAGCGGCTTCTGCCTGCGCAGCAAGTCGCCTTGTTGTTTGCCGCGGAACCGGCCGTGGCAGCTTGGCTGGCGTGGTATTTCCTGGGTGAACAGCTGGATGCGCAGGGATGGTTCGGCAGTGCGATGATTCTCGGCGGCGTTCTGCTCGGCTCGTGGGTGACAGGTGAGTCATCCCCGTCACAGCCGGACTCGATGGCGGCGCGTTCAGAAGGAGGGTGA
- a CDS encoding ferrochelatase, producing the protein MSMSVTPQPVAVLLMAMGGPDCLENVEPYLQDVRGGRPTSPELVEEIRERYRATGGKSPVLDITREVARALELRLNASGDVPYRCYVGLRHWHPFIKETYAELLEALPDRIIGLCMAPQYSSLSIGAYMKTVEEARAELASETPISFVTSWHRHPLLIAAIVENIRRTLGKFPAEVRAHVPVLFTAHSLPERVVAMKDPYPEEVQGTARTVCEQLGSQPTRFAYQSQGRSGEKWLGPSVEEMLAELAQEGHRHVLVAPIGFICDHVETLFDIDIELKQLALSKGVQLERIPMLNASAPLIDILMSVVEAHESSLVH; encoded by the coding sequence ATGAGCATGTCTGTGACGCCACAACCGGTTGCCGTCTTGCTGATGGCTATGGGTGGCCCTGATTGCCTGGAGAATGTCGAGCCGTATCTTCAGGATGTTCGAGGCGGACGGCCGACTTCTCCTGAACTGGTGGAGGAAATCCGCGAGCGTTATCGTGCGACCGGCGGGAAATCTCCGGTGCTCGATATCACGCGCGAGGTGGCACGGGCGTTAGAACTGCGGCTGAATGCGTCGGGAGACGTGCCGTATCGCTGCTACGTAGGGTTGCGGCACTGGCATCCGTTCATCAAGGAAACCTACGCGGAATTGCTCGAGGCCTTGCCGGACCGCATCATCGGGTTGTGCATGGCCCCGCAATATTCTTCGCTCAGCATCGGCGCTTATATGAAAACGGTCGAGGAGGCGAGGGCAGAGCTTGCCAGCGAGACCCCGATCAGCTTCGTGACGAGTTGGCATCGCCACCCACTGCTGATCGCCGCCATCGTCGAGAATATTCGCCGGACGTTGGGGAAATTTCCCGCCGAGGTGCGAGCGCACGTGCCGGTCCTGTTCACCGCCCACAGTTTGCCGGAGCGCGTGGTGGCCATGAAGGATCCGTATCCCGAGGAAGTGCAAGGAACCGCCCGGACGGTCTGTGAACAACTCGGAAGTCAGCCGACGCGGTTTGCGTATCAAAGTCAGGGACGTTCCGGGGAGAAGTGGCTCGGTCCATCGGTCGAAGAGATGTTGGCGGAATTGGCGCAGGAAGGCCATCGCCATGTCCTGGTGGCGCCGATCGGCTTTATCTGCGACCATGTGGAAACCCTCTTCGATATCGATATTGAACTGAAGCAGTTGGCTTTGAGCAAGGGGGTCCAGCTGGAACGTATTCCCATGTTGAACGCCTCGGCTCCATTGATCGACATTCTGATGTCGGTGGTGGAGGCACACGAGTCCTCGCTGGTTCATTAG
- a CDS encoding sigma-54-dependent Fis family transcriptional regulator — protein sequence MSASILIVDDEVSILNSLSSILEDEGYEVSVAKSGIEALKLCAVSPPELMMLDIWMPDMDGLETLRRLRELVPQTQVMMMSGHGSIETAVKAIKLGAYDYIEKPLSLENVTLRVKHALDQHRLEQENRTLRTKVERKFELIGQSPAMRQLKQIIETAGPTNSRVLIGGENGTGKELVARAIHQHSARANRPFVAVNCAAIPETLIESELFGHERGSFSGATTMKRGQFEQADGGTLFLDEIADMSLSTQAKVLRALQEQQFTRVGGTKLIKVDVRVLAASNKDLLKEIEKGTFREDLFYRLNVVPIVVPTLRDRREDIPLLVKHFLHVHAEEQGLKIKQVSPEAMEVFMQYEWPGNIRELRNLIERLMIMVPGPVIEASHASVALQVRPQLSATQQAAGAQAPNSLLTRHYDSLRDARNAFEKEFIARKLREHHWNISRTAEDLQIERSHLHRKIKLLDVEMRPEM from the coding sequence ATGTCTGCTTCGATTCTGATCGTCGATGATGAAGTCTCTATCCTGAACTCCTTGAGCAGCATCCTGGAGGATGAAGGGTATGAGGTCAGCGTGGCCAAGAGCGGCATCGAGGCGCTCAAGCTCTGTGCCGTGAGCCCTCCCGAACTGATGATGCTGGATATCTGGATGCCCGACATGGATGGGTTGGAGACGCTCCGGCGTTTGCGGGAGCTGGTGCCTCAGACGCAGGTCATGATGATGTCTGGGCACGGGTCGATCGAGACGGCGGTGAAGGCCATCAAGCTCGGGGCCTACGATTATATCGAAAAGCCGCTCTCGCTCGAAAACGTGACGCTACGGGTCAAGCATGCCTTGGATCAGCACCGGCTTGAGCAGGAGAATCGGACGCTGCGCACGAAGGTGGAGCGGAAGTTCGAACTGATCGGGCAGTCACCGGCAATGCGGCAGCTCAAGCAGATTATTGAAACGGCGGGGCCCACGAACAGCCGGGTCCTGATCGGCGGCGAGAACGGAACGGGGAAGGAGCTCGTCGCCAGGGCGATCCATCAGCACAGCGCCAGGGCGAACCGCCCGTTTGTGGCGGTGAACTGCGCCGCCATCCCTGAAACCTTGATCGAGAGCGAATTGTTCGGGCACGAACGCGGGTCCTTCAGCGGCGCCACAACGATGAAGCGGGGTCAGTTCGAACAGGCCGACGGCGGGACCCTGTTCCTGGACGAAATTGCGGATATGAGTCTGAGCACCCAGGCCAAGGTCTTGCGCGCCCTTCAAGAGCAGCAATTTACGCGGGTCGGCGGGACCAAACTGATCAAGGTCGATGTACGGGTCCTGGCGGCGTCCAACAAGGATCTGCTGAAGGAAATCGAGAAGGGCACGTTCCGGGAGGACCTGTTTTACCGGCTCAACGTGGTACCGATCGTGGTGCCGACCTTGCGGGATCGCCGTGAGGATATCCCGCTGCTCGTGAAACATTTCCTCCATGTGCATGCCGAGGAGCAGGGCTTGAAGATCAAGCAAGTCTCGCCGGAGGCCATGGAGGTGTTCATGCAGTATGAATGGCCGGGCAACATTCGCGAATTGCGTAACCTGATCGAGCGGCTCATGATCATGGTGCCAGGGCCGGTCATTGAGGCCTCGCATGCGTCGGTGGCGTTGCAGGTGCGTCCTCAGCTGTCCGCTACGCAGCAGGCGGCCGGGGCGCAGGCGCCGAATTCCCTCTTGACGAGGCACTACGACTCGCTTCGCGATGCCCGCAATGCGTTTGAAAAGGAATTTATCGCCCGCAAGTTGCGTGAACATCATTGGAACATCTCCCGCACGGCTGAAGATCTGCAGATCGAGCGCAGCCACTTGCATCGCAAGATTAAGTTGCTCGATGTCGAGATGCGGCCCGAGATGTAG
- the hemG gene encoding protoporphyrinogen oxidase encodes MARTPRSVVIIGGGISGLSTAFALQEQAAAADLALTCTILDAAPVWGGKILTHRVGQLVMEAGPDSFLSQKPWGMELCRRLGLADQLINTNPVEKKASVLRGGQLHELPEGLVTFTPTQLGPFFRSGLLSWVDLARMGCDVLIPPRRSTDDESLASFFRRRFGRHACERVMEPLMAGIYAGDAEQMSLRATFPRFYELEQAHGSVIRGMMAARRARAQKVSGGGPRHTMFVTLKNGLADLVAGLTAQIQQAGGVLKAGVQAEALRVRSHQAGRWMYDVICTDGTALSAEALVLATPAYVSAELVRPLTPMAAGLMDMIPYASTATISLIYPAEAVGNRLQGFGFVVPRIEGRDLIAATWTSLKWPHRAPPEDVSVRCYLGGVGREAILQRDDEALVRCVREELASLVGLQATPHYAEVNRWNRAMPQYTLGHLDRLAQLEAALSRFGGLAVTGAGYRGVGLPDCIRDGADTAAKMLQYLQTAPM; translated from the coding sequence GTGGCGCGCACTCCACGGTCAGTTGTCATCATCGGCGGAGGCATCTCAGGCCTCTCTACGGCGTTTGCTCTCCAGGAGCAGGCGGCCGCGGCCGATCTCGCCCTCACCTGTACCATCCTCGACGCGGCACCGGTGTGGGGCGGAAAAATTCTCACGCATCGGGTCGGGCAGTTGGTCATGGAAGCGGGGCCCGACTCGTTCCTCTCGCAAAAGCCCTGGGGGATGGAGCTCTGTCGGCGTCTCGGGCTCGCCGATCAACTGATCAACACCAATCCGGTTGAGAAGAAAGCGAGTGTCTTGAGGGGCGGGCAGTTGCACGAGCTGCCGGAAGGGCTCGTGACATTCACGCCGACTCAGCTGGGGCCGTTTTTTCGCAGCGGATTGTTGTCCTGGGTCGATCTTGCCCGTATGGGCTGCGATGTGCTGATTCCGCCGCGTCGGTCCACTGACGACGAATCGCTGGCGTCGTTTTTCCGTCGCCGGTTCGGTCGTCATGCATGCGAACGGGTCATGGAGCCGCTGATGGCCGGCATCTATGCGGGCGATGCGGAACAGATGAGCCTGCGGGCGACATTCCCTCGCTTCTACGAGCTGGAGCAGGCGCATGGCAGTGTAATTCGCGGCATGATGGCGGCCCGGCGTGCACGGGCACAGAAGGTGTCCGGAGGAGGCCCCCGACACACGATGTTTGTAACGTTGAAAAACGGCCTGGCCGATCTGGTGGCTGGGCTGACGGCGCAGATCCAGCAGGCCGGCGGGGTGCTGAAAGCCGGCGTTCAAGCGGAGGCGTTGCGGGTGCGCTCGCACCAGGCCGGTCGCTGGATGTACGATGTGATTTGCACCGACGGGACGGCGCTTTCGGCGGAAGCGCTGGTCTTGGCGACGCCGGCTTATGTCAGCGCTGAACTCGTTCGGCCGTTGACGCCGATGGCGGCCGGCTTGATGGACATGATTCCCTATGCCTCGACAGCCACGATCTCTCTCATCTATCCTGCCGAAGCAGTGGGGAACCGGCTCCAAGGTTTCGGTTTCGTGGTTCCACGAATCGAGGGCCGTGATTTGATTGCCGCGACCTGGACTTCCCTCAAGTGGCCCCATCGTGCACCGCCGGAGGATGTGTCGGTGCGATGTTACCTCGGCGGGGTCGGGCGAGAAGCCATTTTGCAGCGGGACGATGAGGCCCTGGTCCGGTGTGTGCGCGAGGAATTAGCTTCCCTTGTGGGCCTGCAGGCGACACCGCATTATGCCGAGGTGAATCGCTGGAATCGGGCCATGCCTCAATATACTCTCGGGCACCTCGATCGGCTTGCGCAACTGGAGGCGGCACTCTCGCGATTCGGCGGCCTGGCCGTCACCGGCGCAGGGTATCGTGGTGTGGGCCTTCCCGATTGTATACGGGACGGCGCTGATACGGCGGCAAAGATGCTGCAGTATCTGCAAACTGCGCCGATGTGA
- a CDS encoding DUF1844 domain-containing protein — MGDDKEQGFVIRDRRGRGEDVPPPAQAATPPAAEPSASAPHHDHDADSHTHAGHLPVNFSSFVISMGSSALMLMGEQLDPQQPAMPLNLPQAKEIIDLLSMLEEKTKGNLTPDEQVVMKDMLYALRMKFVSLTSGKSTLHTP, encoded by the coding sequence ATGGGTGATGACAAGGAGCAAGGATTCGTCATCCGCGATCGTCGAGGACGGGGTGAAGATGTCCCTCCACCGGCTCAGGCGGCTACGCCTCCGGCAGCAGAGCCCTCGGCCTCCGCACCTCATCATGACCATGATGCCGATTCTCATACGCATGCAGGACATTTGCCGGTCAACTTTTCCTCCTTCGTCATCTCCATGGGGAGTTCGGCTCTGATGCTGATGGGGGAGCAACTCGATCCTCAGCAGCCAGCCATGCCGCTGAACCTTCCTCAAGCCAAAGAAATCATCGATCTACTGTCCATGTTGGAAGAAAAAACGAAGGGCAACCTCACTCCGGACGAGCAGGTCGTGATGAAAGACATGCTCTATGCCTTGAGGATGAAATTCGTCAGTTTGACCTCCGGGAAATCGACGCTTCACACCCCGTAG
- the hemE gene encoding uroporphyrinogen decarboxylase, producing MNDRFLKACRREPVDCTPVWFMRQAGRYMIEYRRLREKHSILELCKTPELAAQVTLQPIDRFALDAAIIFADILLPLEPMGLSLEFAEGEGPIIHNPVRDRAAVDRLKVIDDTGLQYVMDAISLTRKMLAGRVPLIGFAGAPFTLASYAIEGGSSRNYIHTKQMMYREPEIWHRLMDKFARVITGYLRRQIKAGAQAVQLFDSWVGCLSAGDYDEYVMPHVQLIFEGLKHEGVPLIHFGTGTTAILKAMRQAGGDVIGIDWRIPIDEAWAMVGYDRAVQGNLDPVTLFGPMSEIERRVTDILRRAAGRPGHIFNLGHGILPNTPVENVAATIDLVHKLSTR from the coding sequence ATGAATGATCGATTTTTGAAAGCGTGCCGGCGCGAACCGGTTGATTGCACGCCGGTCTGGTTCATGCGCCAGGCAGGCCGTTACATGATTGAATACCGCCGGTTACGAGAAAAGCATTCCATTCTCGAGCTCTGCAAGACGCCGGAATTAGCGGCGCAGGTCACACTGCAGCCGATCGACCGGTTTGCGCTCGATGCCGCCATTATTTTTGCCGATATCCTGCTTCCGCTTGAGCCGATGGGACTCTCCCTGGAGTTCGCGGAGGGCGAGGGGCCGATCATTCACAATCCTGTGCGGGATCGGGCCGCGGTAGACCGCCTCAAGGTCATCGATGACACCGGATTGCAGTACGTGATGGACGCGATCAGTCTGACCCGCAAGATGCTGGCGGGCCGTGTGCCCCTGATCGGCTTTGCCGGGGCGCCCTTTACGCTGGCCAGTTATGCGATTGAGGGCGGAAGTTCCAGAAACTATATCCATACGAAGCAGATGATGTATCGCGAGCCGGAAATCTGGCATCGCTTGATGGATAAATTCGCGCGCGTGATTACGGGCTACCTTCGTCGTCAGATCAAGGCCGGTGCTCAGGCTGTGCAACTGTTCGATAGCTGGGTCGGGTGTCTGTCGGCCGGAGACTATGACGAATACGTCATGCCGCATGTGCAGCTGATTTTTGAGGGACTCAAGCATGAAGGCGTCCCATTGATCCATTTCGGCACGGGCACCACGGCCATTCTCAAGGCGATGCGTCAGGCAGGTGGCGACGTAATCGGCATCGATTGGCGCATCCCGATCGACGAGGCCTGGGCCATGGTGGGCTACGATCGGGCCGTACAGGGGAATCTCGATCCGGTGACGTTGTTCGGGCCGATGTCCGAGATCGAGCGCCGCGTGACAGACATTCTCCGCCGGGCCGCAGGGCGTCCGGGCCACATTTTCAATCTGGGCCATGGGATTCTTCCCAATACTCCCGTGGAGAATGTCGCTGCCACGATCGATCTGGTGCATAAGCTGAGCACGCGATGA